In Salvelinus sp. IW2-2015 unplaced genomic scaffold, ASM291031v2 Un_scaffold16323, whole genome shotgun sequence, one DNA window encodes the following:
- the fam20a gene encoding pseudokinase FAM20A isoform X2, whose product MDLQGMGVRATDNLTDWGSKLERLFAQPLYNIQTPELVLEERLLQSEEVMGYYRRKVSRWERHMKLYSEAATLLEHQATFDPEASWLKFHLGINRYALYAREDPTIPRLLKDMQSTAVISADYTQDEKALKGACDCTRVVKPSGYHLKLALKMQNFGKAMFKPMRQQRDQETPDDLFYFVDFQRHNAEIAAFHLDRILDFRRVPPVVGRLVNLTGEILLTTHNEDLRSVFFTSPANNTCFFAKCLYMCKTEYAVCGSPDLLEGSMSAYLPGLSXAPRISIPNPWIRSYTFTGREEWEVNPLYCDTIKQLYPYNSGNRLLNIIDMAIFDFLIGNMDRHHYEIFTKFGDEGFLLHFDNARGFGKHSQDEMSILAPLSQCCIIKRSTLLRLQLLSQDRYRLSDVMRESLGGDALQPVLTEPHLQALDRRLQRVLKTVHRCVRRLGEAQVITTDFVDTSALPESVKPVSAPNKER is encoded by the exons ATGGACCTCCAGGGGATGGGGGTCAGAGCTACGGACAACCTTACAGATTGGGGCTCGAAGCTGGAGAGGCTGTTTGCTCAACCCCTGTATAACATCCAGACACCGGAGCTGGTGCTAGAAGAGAGGCTGTTACAGTCTGAAGAGGTAATGGGGTATTACAGGAGGAAGGTCTCGCGCTGGGAGAG gCATATGAAGCTGTACAGCGAGGCAGCAACGTTGCTGGAACACCAAGCGACCTTTGACCCTGAGGCCAGCTGGCTGAAGTTCCACCTGGGCATTAATCGCTACGCTCTGTATGCCCGCGAGGACCCCACAATCCCCCGCCTGCTGAAGGACATGCAGTCCACCGCCGTCATCAGCGCAG ATTACACTCAAGACGAAAAGGCACTCAAAGGAGCGTGTGACTGTACCCGGG TGGTAAAGCCCAGTGGATACCACCTCAAGCTGGCCCTGAAGATGCAGAACTTTGGCAAGGCCATGTTTAAACCCATGAG acagcagagagaccagGAGACTCCTGATGATTTGTTCTACTTCGTCGACTTCCAGAGACACAATGCTGAGATTGCTGCCTTTCATCTGGACAG AATCCTGGACTTCCGGAGGGTACCGCCGGTGGTGGGCAGGCTGGTGAATTTGACGGGGGAGATTCTCCTGACCACTCACAATGAGGACCTAAGGAGTGTGTTCTTTACCTCTCCAG CGAACAACACGTGTTTCTTTGCTAAGTGTCTGTACATGTGTAAGACGGAGTATGCAGTGTGTGGGAGCCCTGACTTGCTGGAGGGCTCCATGTCAGCCTACCTCCCCGGTCTCAGCATRGCCCCTCGTATCTCCATCCCCAACCCGTGGATACGATCATACACCTTCACTGGCAGGGAGGA GTGGGAGGTGAACCCCTTGTACTGTGACACCATAAAGCAGCTGTATCCCTACAACTCAGGGAACCGACTGCTCAACATCATAGACATGGCCATCTTTGACTTCCTTATTG GTAACATGGACAGGCACCATTATGAGATCTTCACCAAGTTTGGCGATGAAGGTTTTCTTCTTCACTTTGACAACGCCAGAGG GTTTGGGAAGCATTCTCAAGATGAGATGTCCATACTGGCTCCACTGTCACAGTGCTGCAT TATAAAGCGTTCCACGTTACTGCGGCTGCAGCTCCTCTCCCAGGACCGCTACAGGCTCAGTGACGTGATGAGGGAGTCCCTGGGAGGAGACGCACTGCAGCCGGTCCTTACTGAGCCCCACCTGCAGGCCCTGGACCGCCGGCTGCAGCGTGTTCTGAAGACAGTCCACAGGTGTGTCCGCAGGCTGGGAGAGGCTCAGGTGATCACCACAGACTTTGTTGATACCTCCGCCYTGCCTGAGTCTGTCAAACCAGTATCTGCGCCCAACAAGGAGAGGTAA
- the fam20a gene encoding pseudokinase FAM20A isoform X1, with protein MMLRRDRLLLSVTLTAIFTADLYFVLLPKLRHRQPGPDDGGCICPSSRGTNFTLAGYSGLTTPWPSNTTSMDLQGMGVRATDNLTDWGSKLERLFAQPLYNIQTPELVLEERLLQSEEVMGYYRRKVSRWERHMKLYSEAATLLEHQATFDPEASWLKFHLGINRYALYAREDPTIPRLLKDMQSTAVISADYTQDEKALKGACDCTRVVKPSGYHLKLALKMQNFGKAMFKPMRQQRDQETPDDLFYFVDFQRHNAEIAAFHLDRILDFRRVPPVVGRLVNLTGEILLTTHNEDLRSVFFTSPANNTCFFAKCLYMCKTEYAVCGSPDLLEGSMSAYLPGLSXAPRISIPNPWIRSYTFTGREEWEVNPLYCDTIKQLYPYNSGNRLLNIIDMAIFDFLIGNMDRHHYEIFTKFGDEGFLLHFDNARGFGKHSQDEMSILAPLSQCCIIKRSTLLRLQLLSQDRYRLSDVMRESLGGDALQPVLTEPHLQALDRRLQRVLKTVHRCVRRLGEAQVITTDFVDTSALPESVKPVSAPNKER; from the exons ATGATGCTGAGGAGAGACCGTCTGCTCCTGTCTGTGACCCTCACAGCCATCTTCACTGCTGACCTCTACTTCGTCCTGCTCCCCAAGCTCCGCCACAGACAACCAGGACCAGATGATGGAGGCTGCATTTGTCCCTCCTCCAGGGGGACTAACTTCACCCTTGCTGGGTACAGCGGCCTCACCACCccctggccctccaacaccacctcCATGGACCTCCAGGGGATGGGGGTCAGAGCTACGGACAACCTTACAGATTGGGGCTCGAAGCTGGAGAGGCTGTTTGCTCAACCCCTGTATAACATCCAGACACCGGAGCTGGTGCTAGAAGAGAGGCTGTTACAGTCTGAAGAGGTAATGGGGTATTACAGGAGGAAGGTCTCGCGCTGGGAGAG gCATATGAAGCTGTACAGCGAGGCAGCAACGTTGCTGGAACACCAAGCGACCTTTGACCCTGAGGCCAGCTGGCTGAAGTTCCACCTGGGCATTAATCGCTACGCTCTGTATGCCCGCGAGGACCCCACAATCCCCCGCCTGCTGAAGGACATGCAGTCCACCGCCGTCATCAGCGCAG ATTACACTCAAGACGAAAAGGCACTCAAAGGAGCGTGTGACTGTACCCGGG TGGTAAAGCCCAGTGGATACCACCTCAAGCTGGCCCTGAAGATGCAGAACTTTGGCAAGGCCATGTTTAAACCCATGAG acagcagagagaccagGAGACTCCTGATGATTTGTTCTACTTCGTCGACTTCCAGAGACACAATGCTGAGATTGCTGCCTTTCATCTGGACAG AATCCTGGACTTCCGGAGGGTACCGCCGGTGGTGGGCAGGCTGGTGAATTTGACGGGGGAGATTCTCCTGACCACTCACAATGAGGACCTAAGGAGTGTGTTCTTTACCTCTCCAG CGAACAACACGTGTTTCTTTGCTAAGTGTCTGTACATGTGTAAGACGGAGTATGCAGTGTGTGGGAGCCCTGACTTGCTGGAGGGCTCCATGTCAGCCTACCTCCCCGGTCTCAGCATRGCCCCTCGTATCTCCATCCCCAACCCGTGGATACGATCATACACCTTCACTGGCAGGGAGGA GTGGGAGGTGAACCCCTTGTACTGTGACACCATAAAGCAGCTGTATCCCTACAACTCAGGGAACCGACTGCTCAACATCATAGACATGGCCATCTTTGACTTCCTTATTG GTAACATGGACAGGCACCATTATGAGATCTTCACCAAGTTTGGCGATGAAGGTTTTCTTCTTCACTTTGACAACGCCAGAGG GTTTGGGAAGCATTCTCAAGATGAGATGTCCATACTGGCTCCACTGTCACAGTGCTGCAT TATAAAGCGTTCCACGTTACTGCGGCTGCAGCTCCTCTCCCAGGACCGCTACAGGCTCAGTGACGTGATGAGGGAGTCCCTGGGAGGAGACGCACTGCAGCCGGTCCTTACTGAGCCCCACCTGCAGGCCCTGGACCGCCGGCTGCAGCGTGTTCTGAAGACAGTCCACAGGTGTGTCCGCAGGCTGGGAGAGGCTCAGGTGATCACCACAGACTTTGTTGATACCTCCGCCYTGCCTGAGTCTGTCAAACCAGTATCTGCGCCCAACAAGGAGAGGTAA